One region of Schistocerca gregaria isolate iqSchGreg1 chromosome 7, iqSchGreg1.2, whole genome shotgun sequence genomic DNA includes:
- the LOC126282316 gene encoding cell division protein ZipA-like: MKQRHGDDSEAPTVRQGEQDRTSFLVKRLMDIRSPDGPVRPETNNNSNSNSSNTNDIGQPYNSKATKSAQQLQQHQRIPTVQHQPPPRPPAPPQPSLSDLQQQVHCATPVTSPLLPSPQPLTATVSPYPEPLSKLPAPFQEHQQPQPPLLQLPSPHLQQAPDEPESSRKLEELPETPVLASDEAIDRRTKHKCDDCGKFFSTKSSLKVCRLIC, from the coding sequence CGGCATGGTGATGACTCCGAGGCACCGACAGTGCGCCAGGGTGAGCAGGACCGCACCAGCTTTCTCGTCAAGAGGCTGATGGACATAAGGTCTCCAGACGGGCCGGTACGACCAGaaaccaacaacaacagcaacagtaacaGCAGCAATACAAACGACATCGGCCAGCCCTACAACTCGAAGGCCACAAAGTCAGCACAACAGCTGCAGCAGCACCAGCGGATTCCCACTGTTCAGCACCAGCCACCTCCCCGACCACCAGCTCCACCTCAACCATCTCTCAGTGATCTCCAACAGCAGGTCCACTGTGCCACTCCTGTGACGTCGCCTCTCCTGCCATCCCCCCAACCACTCACAGCTACAGTGTCACCATACCCAGAACCACTATCAAAGCTCCCAGCCCCCTTTCAGGAACACCAGCAGCCCCAGCCACCGTTGTTGCAGCTTCCAAGCCCTCACCTACAGCAGGCTCCAGACGAGCCAGAATCATCACGGAAACTTGAAGAACTGCCAGAAACTCCAGTATTAGCCTCTGATGAAGCAATAGATCGGCGTACAAAACacaagtgtgatgattgtggcaaGTTCTTCAGCACCAAGTCGTCTCTCAAGGTGTGCAGACTTATTTGCTAA